In Sulfitobacter sp. OXR-159, one DNA window encodes the following:
- a CDS encoding S-(hydroxymethyl)glutathione dehydrogenase/class III alcohol dehydrogenase: MRTRAAVAVEAGKPLEIMEVNLEGPKRGEVLVEIKATGLCHTDEFTRSGDDPEGIFPAILGHEGAGVVLEVGEGVTTLEPGDHVIPLYTPECRECEYCLSGKTNLCQKIRVTQGQGLLPDGTTRFSMLDGTPIHHYMGCSTFANHTVVPEIALAKVRKDAPFDKICYIGCGVTTGIGAVINTAKVELGARCVVFGLGGIGLNVIQGLRMAGADQIVGVDLNDDKEEVGRYFGMTDFVNPKNVEGDLVAHLVEVTKGGADYSFDATGNTKVMRDALECAHKGWGESIIIGVAPAGAEISTRPFQLVTGRVWRGTAFGGAKGRTDVPKIVDWYMNGKIEIDPMITHKLTLDQINEGFELMHKGESIRAVVEF, encoded by the coding sequence ATGAGAACCCGTGCCGCCGTTGCCGTGGAAGCCGGCAAACCGCTTGAAATCATGGAGGTGAACCTCGAAGGGCCGAAACGCGGTGAGGTCTTGGTTGAGATCAAGGCAACCGGCCTCTGCCACACCGATGAATTTACCCGTTCCGGCGACGATCCCGAAGGCATTTTCCCCGCCATCCTCGGCCATGAGGGCGCGGGCGTGGTGCTGGAAGTGGGCGAAGGCGTGACCACGCTGGAGCCGGGCGATCACGTGATCCCGCTCTACACGCCCGAATGCCGCGAATGCGAATACTGCCTGTCGGGCAAAACCAACCTCTGCCAAAAAATACGCGTGACCCAAGGCCAAGGCTTGCTGCCCGATGGCACAACGCGGTTTTCGATGCTCGATGGCACGCCGATCCACCACTATATGGGCTGCTCGACCTTTGCCAACCACACTGTGGTGCCGGAAATCGCGCTGGCCAAGGTCCGCAAAGACGCGCCCTTTGATAAAATTTGCTACATCGGCTGCGGCGTCACCACGGGCATCGGTGCGGTGATCAACACGGCCAAGGTCGAATTGGGCGCGCGTTGCGTGGTCTTTGGGCTGGGTGGTATCGGGCTCAACGTGATCCAAGGTTTGCGGATGGCGGGCGCAGATCAGATCGTGGGCGTGGACCTCAACGACGACAAGGAAGAGGTCGGGCGCTATTTCGGGATGACCGATTTCGTGAACCCCAAGAACGTCGAAGGCGATTTGGTGGCGCATCTGGTCGAAGTAACCAAAGGCGGTGCGGACTATTCCTTTGACGCGACCGGCAACACCAAGGTCATGCGCGACGCCCTTGAATGCGCCCACAAAGGCTGGGGCGAAAGCATCATCATCGGCGTGGCACCTGCGGGGGCCGAGATTTCGACGCGGCCATTCCAATTGGTCACCGGCCGGGTTTGGCGCGGGACCGCTTTTGGCGGGGCCAAGGGGCGGACGGACGTGCCTAAGATCGTTGACTGGTACATGAACGGCAAGATCGAGATCGACCCGATGATCACCCACAAGTTGACGTTGGATCAGATCAACGAAGGCTTCGAGCTGATGCACAAGGGTGAATCGATCCGCGCGGTCGTCGAGTTTTAA
- a CDS encoding Lrp/AsnC family transcriptional regulator produces the protein MSEMDATDRQLVFLLQQDSRLPNAQLAEKLNISASACWRRVKALEQAGVIKRYAAVVDPKAMGLGFEAMVHVHLTRHDASALASFIRAIQSRTEVTECFATTGQADYHLRVLCRDIDAYNAFLESFLFLHPAVNSATTNVILRQIKSDAPITG, from the coding sequence ATGAGCGAAATGGATGCGACGGACCGACAGCTTGTATTCCTACTTCAGCAGGATTCGCGCCTGCCCAATGCGCAACTTGCCGAGAAGCTGAATATTTCTGCCTCTGCCTGCTGGCGGCGGGTCAAGGCGTTGGAACAGGCGGGGGTGATCAAACGATACGCCGCCGTGGTCGACCCCAAGGCGATGGGGCTGGGGTTCGAGGCGATGGTCCATGTACATCTGACCCGGCATGACGCCTCGGCCCTCGCCAGTTTCATCCGTGCGATCCAAAGCCGGACGGAGGTGACGGAATGTTTCGCCACCACGGGCCAAGCGGATTATCACCTCCGCGTGCTTTGCCGCGATATCGACGCCTATAACGCCTTTTTGGAGAGTTTTTTGTTCCTGCATCCCGCAGTCAATTCCGCCACGACGAATGTAATCCTGCGGCAGATCAAATCCGACGCCCCGATTACCGGTTGA
- a CDS encoding DUF6280 family protein yields the protein MKDFVDGTAFNNEQGNRARKLFAAVVLAALDDAIADDKKYGNGPEQIARWARSRDGREVLSCAGIDPNERVVEGLMEFVGKGVRTSVALSREESERRNAALQAEAA from the coding sequence ATGAAAGATTTCGTTGATGGCACCGCTTTCAACAACGAGCAAGGCAACCGCGCACGCAAGCTCTTTGCTGCTGTGGTGCTTGCTGCTTTGGATGACGCAATTGCCGACGACAAGAAATATGGCAACGGCCCAGAACAGATCGCCCGCTGGGCCCGTTCGCGCGATGGCCGCGAAGTGCTGAGCTGCGCCGGGATTGACCCCAACGAGCGGGTCGTCGAAGGTCTGATGGAATTTGTGGGCAAAGGCGTGCGGACTTCCGTCGCCCTGTCGCGCGAAGAGTCCGAGCGCCGCAATGCCGCGCTTCAGGCCGAAGCCGCCTGA
- a CDS encoding cobalamin biosynthesis protein CobQ gives MNTPAHLLLGAAVMGREGGRPLIWAALVGALLPDLSLYLMAGFALYVQGLPGSVVFGELYYSDLWQTVFSIDNSFIVWGALLALAVWRQAGWAVALTGAALLHLLFDLPLHHDDGRAHFWPLTGWIFESPVSYWDVRHGAAWVAPIEALVSTLAAITLWWRRPGWVLSCLTLALLLAEGLALRNWIFFFGAD, from the coding sequence ATGAACACGCCTGCACATTTGCTTTTGGGCGCTGCCGTGATGGGGCGCGAGGGGGGCAGGCCGTTGATCTGGGCGGCGCTTGTCGGGGCGCTGCTGCCGGACTTGTCGCTCTATCTTATGGCGGGTTTTGCGCTCTATGTCCAAGGGCTGCCGGGGAGTGTGGTCTTTGGAGAGCTTTACTACTCGGACCTCTGGCAGACGGTCTTTTCGATAGATAACTCCTTCATCGTCTGGGGGGCGCTTTTGGCGCTGGCGGTCTGGCGGCAAGCAGGCTGGGCCGTGGCGCTGACGGGGGCGGCGCTGCTGCATCTCCTGTTCGATCTGCCGCTGCATCACGACGACGGGCGGGCGCATTTCTGGCCGCTGACGGGTTGGATATTCGAAAGCCCGGTCAGTTATTGGGATGTGCGTCACGGCGCGGCCTGGGTCGCACCGATTGAGGCGCTGGTCAGCACCCTTGCCGCCATTACGCTGTGGTGGCGCAGGCCCGGATGGGTGCTCTCTTGCTTGACGTTGGCGCTGCTGCTGGCCGAGGGGCTGGCCCTGCGCAATTGGATCTTCTTTTTCGGAGCAGACTGA
- a CDS encoding cobyric acid synthase, with amino-acid sequence MTKAIMIQGTGSNVGKSMIVAGLIRACTRRGLRVRPFKPQNMSNNAAVTEDGGEIGRAQALQARAAGVAPHTDMNPVLLKPQSATGAQVVVQGRIAGQQEAREFGRNKASLMPAVLQSFHRLAENCDLIVIEGAGSPAETNLRAGDIANMGFARAAGVSVVLMGDIDRGGVIAQIVGTQAVLDADDNALIRGFAVNKFRGDRSLFDAGRDDIAARTGWPSLGVIPWFDAAHRLPAEDVMDLPARARSGGSGCVIAVPRLPRIANFDDLDPLAAEPGVDLRMIMPGSHLPADADLVLMVGSKSTISDLEAFRAEGWDIDLAAHIRRGGHVLGLCGGYQMLGNTITDPQGIEGPAARVAGLGHLDVETTMAPLKHLAEKSGQHPASGTDLTGYEIHIGETTGPDCARAWLTFDGTPEGAASPSGRVQGCYMHGIFSSDAFRRAYLGGFGVTSSLNFESGVDDALDALADHLETYMDVDLFLSLAAEV; translated from the coding sequence ATGACCAAAGCCATCATGATACAGGGCACCGGCAGTAATGTCGGCAAGTCGATGATCGTTGCCGGATTAATCCGCGCCTGCACCCGTCGCGGGCTGCGCGTGCGCCCGTTCAAACCGCAGAACATGTCCAACAATGCCGCCGTCACCGAAGACGGGGGCGAGATTGGCCGCGCGCAGGCGCTGCAGGCCCGCGCCGCTGGCGTGGCACCGCATACGGACATGAACCCGGTGCTGCTGAAACCTCAAAGCGCCACTGGCGCGCAGGTCGTGGTGCAGGGTAGAATCGCGGGCCAGCAAGAGGCGCGGGAGTTTGGGCGCAACAAAGCGAGCCTGATGCCCGCCGTGCTACAATCCTTTCACCGCTTGGCCGAAAACTGCGACCTAATCGTGATCGAAGGCGCGGGCTCCCCGGCAGAGACCAACCTGCGGGCGGGCGATATCGCCAATATGGGCTTTGCCCGCGCCGCCGGGGTGTCTGTGGTACTGATGGGCGACATCGACCGCGGCGGGGTGATCGCGCAGATCGTCGGGACGCAGGCGGTGCTTGATGCCGATGACAACGCGCTGATCCGCGGCTTTGCGGTGAACAAATTCCGCGGCGACCGCAGCCTCTTTGATGCAGGTCGCGACGACATCGCCGCGCGCACCGGATGGCCGAGCCTTGGCGTGATCCCATGGTTCGACGCCGCCCACCGCCTGCCCGCCGAAGATGTGATGGATCTACCCGCCCGCGCCCGTTCCGGTGGCTCAGGCTGTGTGATCGCCGTCCCGCGCCTGCCTCGGATCGCCAATTTCGATGACCTCGACCCATTGGCCGCCGAGCCGGGCGTCGACCTGCGGATGATCATGCCCGGCAGCCATCTGCCCGCCGATGCCGATCTGGTGCTGATGGTTGGCAGCAAATCCACGATTTCCGACCTCGAAGCCTTCCGGGCCGAGGGATGGGACATCGACCTTGCCGCCCATATCCGGCGGGGCGGCCATGTGCTGGGGCTGTGCGGTGGCTATCAGATGTTGGGCAATACCATCACAGACCCGCAGGGCATCGAAGGCCCGGCGGCGCGGGTGGCGGGACTGGGGCATCTGGACGTTGAAACCACGATGGCCCCGCTGAAACATCTGGCGGAAAAATCCGGCCAGCATCCTGCCAGCGGCACCGATCTCACGGGCTATGAAATTCACATCGGCGAAACCACAGGCCCCGATTGCGCCCGCGCTTGGCTCACCTTCGACGGCACGCCCGAGGGTGCGGCCTCCCCTTCGGGACGGGTGCAGGGGTGCTATATGCATGGAATTTTTAGCTCAGACGCCTTCCGCCGCGCCTATCTTGGCGGTTTCGGCGTGACCTCATCGCTGAACTTTGAAAGCGGTGTGGATGATGCGCTCGACGCGCTGGCCGATCATCTCGAGACCTATATGGACGTCGACCTGTTCCTCTCCCTCGCAGCAGAGGTCTAG